In Lodderomyces elongisporus chromosome 1, complete sequence, a genomic segment contains:
- the ACP1 gene encoding acyl carrier protein, producing the protein MFRIAARSSARAVSLPVQRLPLVNNAMRFYAGTPITKDEVVSRAFEALKTVATLQESKLSLESSFQKDLGLDSLDTVEALVALEEEFDLEIPDKIADDIKTVGEAVDYIYKEETKE; encoded by the coding sequence ATGTTTAGAATTGCAGCTAGATCATCAGCCCGTGCCGTTAGTTTGCCAGTGCAAAGATTGCCATTGGTCAACAATGCTATGCGTTTCTATGCTGGTACTCCAATTACCAAGGACGAAGTCGTTAGTCGTGCATTTGAAGCTTTAAAAACTGTTGCTACCTTGCAGGAATCGAAACTTTCATTGGAAAGCTCTTTCCAAAAAGATTTGGGATTGGATTCATTAGATACAGTTGAAGCTTTGGTTGCTTTAGAAGAAGAGTTTGATTTGGAGATTCCAGACAAGATTGCCGACGATATCAAGACTGTTGGTGAAGCTGTGGACTACATCTACAAAGAGGAAACCAAGGAATAA
- the DCK1 gene encoding Deoxycytidine kinase 1, with translation MTWHPTESFLKGTIIKPFLPNDKHSKLRNPNLKNLYPGDQVLVFETKDKKWGRGYVVKMLMPEDFVSTSCNLDDLQVQKSEVVVFPLPYVKIQGKIPLPDFRAKKVAENADVPNVVPTLHESEADHRDAVNGSGLVADGGDNIQTHNTQNKPEIPPYPAASAHLNEDICDEIKYALELLTAQVFALYSMGEFRLYEKLSTIYRSLLETRIKLTHNLLTEDETQIAKETAIFLLNDVSKKLTSRISRLNASAYDLDNDRTDISGFKSILARDIATAEVLNLKNSIPARIALNSELGALVTNFPINAHNHASEYSLRAPPNKKFKPDPPSHILVDFKSVSGSSAYQPPGFAGTTAYMYLRNSDKRLTEAFAVHTDSVDDLVNVEKISAALFKNLPSSEIINNRVFLVAVLTEEVDLNVRTSNQVPVVKRVKKGVAAGIADITRIFSHNEGSLVSGEPHRFSIKLFGSYVNRKGTLSSKSGDGANENNGWGELVDRIIAGSGHGIAVNPRAERLVVTVKEFKHQFTGTTLQDISATAPISRIKPIFFDPLAENYERIYLRMGKVTMVNNSSKDDLITIEVSTPNNDLISFAKASNQQEERFWQFISIFPGEAIGEIVKVNGVALKSTTQKLPKDDHIVLSFYVNGVLTGEGKLLYKAGNRLVEFNKKKTHAIEILSTVHNVPIAHVELSTEYVGKIYNSDLSIDNIFSFENFLKQGSKGLDELSNSLVSFCRLDIGHLVKYFPELLTSLYGIVDAVCHSSGPSVEILGDSTFKAIVHLLDTIFGRQDQYFYLIDDFASKYKRLDQVGIFLLQKLEEIFSRSQVTWNATSRSVCRVSYILMRFAIGSLDDSPHKDRYQQALGSLFRAVAKFLAIDSPQLIDDQVLILGLVDYIISFSKNMDNNELLKLMILFIDSAGIRGAGADELTHDATVKRANKEHKVVVAKLLLILRLLGTTMVDERETRHTLIAKSVNWVMEIFLGPTDVEATRLGCSILNVICTILWDKVVIANDTTDLELCFSLVKFIPALARTFIKYNKHTRGNGYFKSKRTFTQLFPTDYPIPTFSIDQLANDEVMVEVLVELASCFCFVARIGKATAGEGGLVTVLNTELKHDFFDPSKYLAANFANEDLLTVIAGIRYLRLGRYFPEDKWLSFYAVIIEGCMCALELIRPLIISYQLPGIDDSEHFDRALWGNYMKALLRLAVLPPVAVEYLSDIPKRACGEITHDIRDRAASLLEQAWDSLAWEATEEDLVRFNLHKFGGFQVEFINDEFSILQELMLFALQRNSSCHNVAVKILWSILVSEYIVSDNLREVERECLIGLSEIYQKPSYKPTKQDQDGFIDRLKSTIRIDREDIAFGAFNGFVQGMAEFCSTLNYYASVPVGPEFDEDRMFHQIKLKAQIKAAGKPEYFNTFVSSMYEDNVRKNDFAQAALTLELLASTYSWDHHEIVPMSFRPKFPQQTSFERKEMLYKMIAANFVKGKSLEKAADTLNELLDAYNEHTYDLKSFAHVHSKLAQLYLDLESSDKLEPSYFRVEAIGKGFPYYMRIISQIYQGMPYEHITSMHERLMKLFPGAIIINDDNEAKRLKEDPPTGRYLYFKAVEPVWEFSDKLVNTSLGVRQYARNKDLRYFSSLKKIPGSTSVFDLWTEQTVYEAWLSFPTLFNRSFIKDAKTVKLSPLDNAIRTIGRKNEDLVLLESLINACLEEKADYSEHFNDLSRQLTGTVDSPVNGGVGQYRLFFTDPKYSENEEDARKAELLNKAFNELAIILSRCLALHGKLVAPSMKGAHDVLVDLFEKNFKDEIEMFKLTQKMEATSTSRVSLFQEKRSLTPSASAFNERGSTSNYNPSNYANSTKGSSYATSSQLNRTNTNSSMRSSQDSRLGSSAGGIGGGGSGGFGGSHQNYGSSHDSNSTDNASNSASYSQFSGLASRSTATNGLSSIRPGSSALKKAKSAIQKKTAINGNW, from the coding sequence ATGACTTGGCATCCAACTGAGTCGTTCCTTAAAGGAACAATAATCAAGCCTTTCTTACCCAATGATAAGCATTCAAAATTAAGAAACcccaatttgaaaaacttgtaTCCAGGAGACCAAGTTCTTGTGTTTGAAACAAAGGATAAAAAGTGGGGCCGTGGTTATGTAGTGAAAATGCTTATGCCGGAGGATTTTGTTTCCACTTCATGTAATCTTGATGATTTACAAGTGCAAAAATCTGAAGTGGTTGTGTTTCCTTTGCCATATGTCAAGATCCAAGGCAAAATTCCATTACCGGATTttagagcaaaaaaagtggCTGAAAATGCTGACGTGCCTAATGTTGTTCCAACATTGCATGAATCTGAAGCAGACCACAGAGACGCCGTGAATGGGTCTGGGTtagttgctgatggtggcGACAATatccaaacacacaacACCCAAAATAAGCCCGAAATTCCTCCTTATCCTGCTGCAAGTGCACATTTGAATGAAGACATCTGTGATGAAATCAAATATGCATTGGAGCTTCTTACTGCTCaagtttttgctttgtacTCGATGGGTGAGTTTAGACTTTACGAGAAGTTGAGCACTATATACCGTTCATTGCTTGAAACTAGAATTAAATTGACCCATAACTTATTGACCGAGGATGAAACACagattgcaaaagaaactgCTATTTTCTTGCTCAATGATGTTTCCAAGAAATTGACTTCAAGAATTTCTAGGTTGAATGCAAGCGCTTATGACTTGGACAATGATCGCACAGACATTTCTGGGTTCAAATCTATTTTGGCTCGTGATATTGCAACTGCTGAGGTCCTCAACTTGAAGAATTCGATCCCAGCAAGGATTGCATTAAACAGTGAATTGGGTGCGCTTGTGACCAACTTTCCGATAAATGCCCACAACCATGCACTGGAGTATTCATTGCGAGCACCaccaaataaaaagtttAAACCTGACCCACCTTCGCATATTTTGGTAGACTTCAAATCTGTGTCTGGGTCTTCTGCTTACCAGCCTCCTGGGTTTGCAGGCACAACAGCTTACATGTACCTTCGTAACAGCGACAAGAGATTGACTGAAGCGTTTGCGGTTCACACCGATTCCGTGGATGACTTGGTGAATGTCGAAAAGATTAGTGCAGCGCTTTTCAAAAACCTTCCTTCGAGtgaaatcatcaacaatagaGTTTTCTTAGTTGCTGTGCTTACCGAGGAAGTCGATTTGAATGTAAGAACTAGCAATCAAGTTCCTGTGGTCAAAAGAGTGAAAAAGGGTGTTGCTGCTGGAATAGCCGATATCACCAGAATTTTTTCTCACAACGAAGGCTCTTTGGTGTCTGGAGAGCCACATCGTTTCTCTATTAAGTTGTTTGGCTCTTATGTTAATAGAAAAGGTACTTTGTCGTCGAAACTGGGTGATGGTGCGAATGAAAACAATGGTTGGGGAGAGCTCGTTGACAGAATAATTGCTGGTTCTGGACACGGTATAGCAGTTAACCCTAGAGCCGAGAGGTTGGTGGTTACAGTAAAGGAGTTTAAACACCAATTTACTGGCACAACGTTGCAAGACATATCAGCTACTGCTCCCATCTCCAGAATCAagccaattttttttgatccATTGGCAGAAAATTATGAGAGAATTTATTTGAGAATGGGCAAGGTTACCATGGTGAACAATTCTTCAAAAGATGATTTAATTACTATTGAGGTAAGCACTCCAAACAACGATCTCATTTCCTTTGCAAAAGCTTCGAATCAGCAGGAGGAAAGATTCTGGCAATTTATTTCAATCTTTCCGGGTGAGGCAATTGGAGAAATTGTGAAAGTTAACGGGGTTGCATTGAAATCTACCACCCAAAAGTTGCCAAAAGATGATCACATAGTGTTGTCTTTTTATGTAAATGGTGTTTTAACGGGAGAGGGTAAACTTTTGTACAAGGCTGGAAACAGATTAGTCGaattcaacaaaaagaaaacacatGCTATTGAAATCTTGTCTACCGTTCACAACGTGCCTATTGCTCATGTTGAACTTAGTACTGAATACGTGGGTAAGATTTACAACTCGGATTTATCAATTGATAACATTTTTCTGTTTGAAAATTTCCTCAAACAAGGCTCAAAGGGCCTTGATGAGCTTTCAAACTCTTTGGTTTCATTTTGTCGTTTGGATATTGGTCATCTTGTCAAGTATTTCCCCGAACTTCTCACTTCCTTGTACGGTATCGTTGATGCTGTGTGTCATCTGTCTGGGCCAAGTGTAGAGATATTGGGTGATAGCACTTTTAAAGCAATTGTTCATTTGCTTGACACAATTTTTGGAAGACAAGACCAGTATTTCTATcttattgatgattttgcTTCTAAATATAAACGCTTGGATCAGGTGggtatttttcttttgcaaaaattggAGGAAATCTTTAGCAGATCTCAAGTCACATGGAATGCCACTTCTAGGTCGGTTTGCCGTGTTTCATATATTTTGATGAGGTTTGCTATTGGCTCTTTAGATGACTCACCACACAAGGACCGCTATCAACAGGCATTGGGAAGTCTTTTTAGAGCTGTTGCCAAATTTCTTGCTATAGACTCTCCGCAGTTGATTGATGACCaagttttaattttgggTCTCGTTGATTATATCATCTCATTCAGTAAAAATATGGACAACAATGAGTTGCTcaaattgatgattttATTCATTGATTCCGCTGGAATACGTGGAGCCGGAGCAGACGAGTTGACTCATGATGCTACTGTAAAGAGGGCAAACAAAGAACATAAAGTTGTAGTTgcaaagttgttgttgatattgagACTCTTGGGAACAACGATGGTTgatgagagagagacaagGCATACTTTGATTGCAAAATCGGTTAACTGGGTTATGGAAATATTTTTAGGACCCACTGATGTCGAAGCAACTAGATTGGGGTGCAGTATACTTAATGTTATCTGTACAATTTTGTGGGACAAGGTAGTTATTGCTAATGATACCACAGACCTCGAACTATGCTTCTCGTTGGTCAAATTTATTCCAGCATTAGCAAGAACATTTatcaaatacaacaaacaTACCCGAGGCAATGGCTATTTCAAGTCGAAAAGGACATTCACTCAACTATTTCCTACGGATTACCCAATCCCTACATTCTCCATTGATCAATTGGCGAATGATGAAGTCATGGTGGAAGTCTTGGTAGAGTTGGCATCgtgtttttgctttgttgcAAGAATAGGAAAAGCTACAGCTGGCGAGGGAGGTTTGGTTACAGTATTGAACACGGAGCTCAAGCACGATTTTTTTGACCCAAGCAAGTACTTGGCAGCAAATTTTGCAAACGAGGATTTGCTAACGGTTATCGCAGGTATTAGGTATCTTAGGTTGGGTAGGTATTTCCCTGAGGACAAATGGCTATCTTTTTATGCTGTAATTATTGAAGGTTGTATGTGTGCATTGGAGTTGATTCGTCCATTAATTATTTCGTATCAATTACCAGGAATTGATGATTCCGAGCACTTTGACAGAGCATTATGGGGTAACTACATGAAAGCTTTACTTAGACTTGCGGTGTTGCCTCCTGTGGCGGTGGAATACTTATCCGATATCCCCAAGAGAGCATGTGGAGAAATTACACACGATATTCGCGACAGAGCAGCTAGTCTTTTGGAACAAGCGTGGGATTCTTTAGCATGGGAGGCTACCGAAGAAGATTTGGTGAGATTCAACCTTCACAAGTTTGGTGGCTTCCAAGTTGAGTTCATCAATGATGAATTTAGCATCTTGCAGGAATTGATGTTATTTGCTTTGCAGAGGAACCTGAGTTGTCACAATGTTGCAGTTAAAATACTCTGGTCTATTTTGGTCTCTGAGTATATTGTTAGCGATAACTTACGAGAAGTTGAGCGGGAATGTTTAATTGGCCTTTCAGAGATTTATCAAAAACCTTCGTATAAACCAACAAAGCAAGACCAGGATGGCTTTATTGACAGACTAAAGTCCACCATTAGAATAGATAGAGAGGATATTGCATTTGGTGCATTCAATGGATTTGTCCAAGGCATGGCCGAGTTTTGTTCTACCTTGAACTACTATGCTAGTGTTCCCGTTGGTCCTGAATTTGATGAGGACAGGATGTTCCATCAAATCAAGCTTAAAGCGCAGATTAAGGCAGCTGGAAAGCCAGAATACTTTAATACTTTTGTTAGTTCCATGTACGAGGATAATGTAAGGAAGAATGACTTTGCACAAGCTGCTTTGACCTTGGAATTATTGGCGTCTACTTACTCGTGGGACCACCATGAAATTGTGCCGATGAGTTTCCGTCCCAAATTTCCTCAACAGACATCATttgagagaaaagagatgCTTTATAAAATGATTGCTGCCAATTTCGTTAAGGGAAAGAGTCTCGAAAAGGCTGCAGATACATTAAATGAGTTATTGGATGCGTATAATGAGCACACTTATGATTTAAAGAGTTTTGCACATGTGCATAGTAAGTTGGCGCAACTTTATTTAGACCTCGAGTCTTCGGATAAATTAGAGCCATCCTATTTTAGAGTTGAGGCTATTGGTAAAGGGTTCCCGTACTATATGCGAATCATTTCTCAAATTTATCAAGGAATGCCATACGAGCACATTACATCCATGCACGAGAGATTAATGAAGCTATTCCCCGGGGCCATTATTATTAACGATGACAATGAGGCAAAACGATTGAAAGAGGATCCTCCAACTGGAAGATACTTGTACTTTAAGGCAGTCGAACCAGTATGGGAGTTTTCAGACAAATTGGTTAATACTTCTTTGGGAGTACGTCAATATGCAAGAAATAAGGATTTGAGATATTTCTCcagtttgaaaaagattcCCGGTTCTACATCTGTATTTGACTTGTGGACAGAACAAACGGTGTACGAGGCTTGGCTTTCGTTTCCTACTTTATTTAATCGAAGTTTCATTAAAGATGCAAAAACTGTTAAATTATCGCCACTTGATAATGCTATAAGAACAATTGGCCGTAAAAATGAGGATCTTGTACTTTTGGAAAGTTTGATCAATGCATGtcttgaagaaaaagcagaTTATTCGGAGCATTTCAACGATTTGTCAAGACAACTCACCGGTACCGTTGATTCGCCAGTtaatggtggtgttggACAATACAGATTGTTCTTTACTGATCCAAAATATCTGgagaatgaagaagatgcaAGAAAAGCAGAATTGTTAAATAAGGCATTCAACGAGTTGGCCATAATCTTGAGTCGTTGCCTTGCGCTTCATGGAAAATTGGTTGCACCTTCAATGAAAGGAGCCCACGATGTGTTGGTAGACTTATTTGAGAAGAATTTCAAGGACGAGATTGAGATGTTTAAGTTGACACAGAAAATGGAAGCGACATCAACTTCGAGAGTTTCCTTGtttcaagaaaaaaggtCGCTCACGCCCTCAGCTTCGGCTTTCAACGAGAGGGGTTCGACATCAAACTATAACCCTTCCAATTACGCCAATTCTACTAAAGGGTCATCCTATGCTACCAGCAGCCAATTGAATAGAACCAATACCAATTCTTCAATGCGTTCGAGTCAGGACAGTAGATTGGGATCCAGTGCTGGGGGGATCGGTGGAGGCGGCTCTGGCGGTTTTGGTGGCAGTCACCAAAACTACGGACTGAGCCACGACTCTAACTCTACCGATAATGCAAGTAACTCAGCTTCGTATTCGCAGTTCTCTGGTTTGGCAAGCAGAAGCACTGCAACCAATGGACTATCATCTATTAGACCAGGTAGTCTGGCTTTAAAGAAGGCCAAGAGTGCcattcaaaagaaaactgcAATCAATGGTAATTGGTGA